One Drosophila virilis strain 15010-1051.87 chromosome 5, Dvir_AGI_RSII-ME, whole genome shotgun sequence DNA window includes the following coding sequences:
- the LOC116650857 gene encoding uncharacterized protein: MWTRKCAPSAVAESPDLAVAILTLPAFLPRAAVNAPSAPEHNASFSASGPLVAQASVTLNSTERRRKQNVNTAQTHMTGTAHTTNEDRGSVETDQTPLAAPAVSKAPLAVGHSGIQALPRPVAAATPATITPPETNEEHIESSAHNNNNNVTYQTPDNSALAATSHYARATTLTTAGSTPSDTPDTAAGSTAAAARHTIATTVNSSPSAVNDVRASAPDRSPHFVAESPGLAVAILTLPAILPRAAVNAPNAPEHNASFSAPGPPVSQTPVTPNTPARRRKQNVNTAPTHKTGTAHTTIEDRSLEETDQVPPALAAPADSKAPPAVGHTGIQALPTPVAAATPATIIPPETNEEHIESSAHNNNNNVTYQTPDNSALAATSHYARATTLTTAGSTPSDTPDTAAGSTAAAASHTIATTVNSSPSAVNDVRASTPDRSPHFVAESPGLAVAILTLPAILPRAAVNAPRAPEHNASFSAPGPLVAQTSVTPNTSERRRKQNINTALTHKTGTAHTTIEDRGTVENDQAPPVLATPAVSKTLPAVGHSGIQALPRPAPAATPATKIPPETIEEHIESSAHNNNNVTYQTPDNSALAATSHSARATTLNTAGNTPSDTSDTEILDAACCLP; encoded by the coding sequence atgtggacccgaaaatgtgCTCCTAGTGCTGTGGCTGAGTCGCCTGACCTGGCGGTGGCCATACTAACTTTACCAGCCTTCTTGCCACGTGCGGCTGTAAACGCACCAAGTGCTCCTGAGCACAACGCCAGCTTCTCAGCATCAGGTCCTCTAGTTGCACAAGCGTCTGTGACCCTAAATTCAACTGAAAGAAGAAGGAAGCAAAACGTTAATACAGCTCAGACACACATGACAGGCACAGCTCACACAACCAACGAAGACCGCGGCTCGGTGGAGACTGATCAGACACCGCTAGCGGCACCCGCAGTCAGTAAGGCACCCCTTGCTGTTGGACACAGTGGCATCCAGGCATTGCCAAGACCTGTAGCTGCTGCAACGCCTGCAACAATAACTCCACCTGAAACAAATGAAGAACATATTGAAAGTTCAGctcacaataacaacaacaacgttacTTACCAGACACCAGATAATTCTGCACTAGCAGCAACTAGCCACTACGCACGTGCCACAACACTAACTACGGCCGGCAGCACACCTTCCGATACACCGGACACAGCGGCAGGCTccacagccgctgctgctagGCACACAATTGCAACGACTGTCAACTCGAGTCCATCTGCAGTCAACGATGTACGGGCTTCTGCACCGGACAGGTCGCCGCACTTTGTAGCTGAGTCGCCTGGCCTGGCTGTGGCCATACTAACTTTACCAGCCATCTTGCCACGTGCGGCTGTAAACGCACCAAATGCTCCCGAGCACAACGCCAGCTTCTCAGCACCAGGTCCTCCGGTTTCACAAACGCCTGTGACTCCAAATACACCTGCAAGAAGAAGGAAGCAAAACGTTAATACAGCTCCGACACACAAGACAGGCACAGCTCACACAACCATCGAAGACCGCAGCTTGGAGGAGACCGATCAGGTACCGCCAGCACTAGCGGCACCCGCAGACAGTAAGGCACCACCTGCTGTTGGACACACTGGCATCCAGGCATTGCCAACACCTGTAGCTGCTGCAACGCCTGCAACAATAATTCCACCTGAAACAAATGAAGAACATATTGAAAGTTCAGctcacaataacaacaacaacgttacTTACCAGACACCAGATAATTCTGCACTAGCAGCAACTAGCCACTACGCACGTGCCACAACACTAACTACGGCCGGCAGCACACCTTCCGATACACCGGACACAGCGGCAGGCTccacagccgctgctgctagTCACACAATTGCAACGACTGTCAACTCGAGTCCATCTGCAGTCAACGATGTACGGGCTTCTACACCGGACAGGTCGCCGCACTTTGTAGCTGAGTCGCCTGGCCTGGCGGTGGCCATACTAACTTTACCAGCCATCTTGCCACGTGCGGCTGTAAATGCACCAAGGGCTCCCGAGCACAACGCCAGCTTCTCAGCACCAGGTCCTCTGGTTGCACAAACGTCTGTGACTCCAAATACATCTGAAAGAAGAAGGAAACAAAACATTAATACAGCTCTGACACACAAGACAGGCACAGCTCACACAACCATCGAAGACCGCGGCACGGTGGAGAACGATCAGGCGCCGCCAGTACTAGCGACACCCGCAGTCAGTAAGACACTCCCTGCTGTTGGACACAGTGGCATCCAGGCATTGCCAAGACCTGCGCCTGCTGCAACGCCTGCAACAAAAATTCCACCTGAAACAATCGAAGAACATATTGAAAGTTCAgctcacaacaacaacaacgtcacTTACCAGACACCAGACAACTCTGCACTAGCAGCGACTAGCCACTCCGCACGTGCCACAACGCTAAATACGGCCGGCAACACACCTTCCGATACATCGGACACAGAAATACTGGATGCTGCGTGCTGCCTGCCATAA